A genomic segment from Eriocheir sinensis breed Jianghai 21 unplaced genomic scaffold, ASM2467909v1 Scaffold917, whole genome shotgun sequence encodes:
- the LOC126994909 gene encoding elongation of very long chain fatty acids protein AAEL008004-like, producing MAPSYSTTPQPPAPVPKKEEKDDLAELRRNGFWAAIITIGSYCYGEYFIGRVMPPDPRQDSWIMMRSPVPHLLFSLLYIAGVTYWGPRYMSTRKPISGLRPYMMAYNAFQVVFSAYMFIEGGLSGWLTNYSWVCQPCDYSNNLQAIRMMYIGFWYHFSKFIDFMDTVFFVVNKKNQHISLLHMAHHGLMPISTWYGIRYHPGGHNTFFGFLNAFVHTVMYLYYLLAAMGPSVRPFLWWKKYLTTLQITQFTAVFFHAMIPLVVECNVPGALIGWIGCIAVLFTVLFADFYIKEYRKKGIKQAKVKADEDSTFSSNNHHVLEHTQLTTSTMNPNSTTHRVVYAAAAANGVS from the exons ATGATCTTGCTGAGCTGAGGCGCAATGGCTTCTGGGCGGCAATCATTACCATCGGCAGCTATTGCTACGGGGAGTACTTCATCGGGAGAGTCATGCCACCCGACCCCCGCCAGGACTCGTGGATTATGATGCGCTCCCCCGtgcctcacctcctcttctccctgctgTACATCGCCGGCGTCACCTACTGGGGACCGCGCTACATGAGCACCAGGAAGCCTATCTCAGGACTCAGGCCCTACATGATGGCCTACAACGCCTTCCAGGTCGTCTTCTCAGCCTACATGTTCATAGAG GGCGGACTCTCGGGCTGGCTCACCAACTACTCGTGGGTGTGTCAGCCGTGTGATTACTCCAACAACCTGCAGGCCATCAGG ATGATGTACATCGGGTTCTGGTACCACTTCTCTAAGTTCATCGACTTTATGGACACA GTGTTCTTTGTGGTAAATAAGAAGAACCAGCACATTTCTCTCCTCCACATGGCTCATCATGGCCTCATGCCCATCAGCACCTGGTATGGCATCCGCTACCACccag gtGGACACAACACATTCTTTGGCTTCCTGAATGCATTTGTCCACACTGTGATGTACCTGTACTATCTGCTGGCAGCCATGGGGCCCAGTGTTAGGCCCTTCCTCTGGTGGAAGAAATATCTCACCACCCTACAGATAACGCAATTCACAGCAGTCTTCTTCCATGCAATGATA CCTCTTGTGGTGGAGTGTAATGTCCCTGGTGCACTGATTGGGTGGATTGGTTGTATTGCAGTCCTCTTCACAGTTCTCTTTGCTGACTTTTACATCAAGGAGTACCGTAAAAAGGGCATCAAACAG GCAAAGGTGAAGGCAGATGAagattctactttctcttctaacAACCACCATGTCCTGGAACACACCCaactcaccaccagcaccatgaaCCCCAACAGCACCACTCACAGGGTTGtgtatgctgctgctgctgctaacggTGTCTCCTAG